The Scylla paramamosain isolate STU-SP2022 chromosome 42, ASM3559412v1, whole genome shotgun sequence genome has a segment encoding these proteins:
- the LOC135093180 gene encoding failed axon connections-like isoform X3, translated as MTTETETKPVEQTEEKKEEVKEEVKKEEAETNNAEEKADDKAEKADKEKKEEEKKDVKAKKEPAAPKPAVHKLDFNKDVVYLYQFTRTPVLPSLSPYCLKVETWLRIADLKYENVDHKMKYKSKKGQLPFVEVNGEEIADSAIIIKELGTRYNKDLDASLTAEQRNVAHATISMIENHFAWVVKSWRTKNPAGMLGAYKMNLQQITETKWPKPVLEFIFKLKFRRAAKKVRAHGIGVHKPEEIEEFGHNDLMVLSDLLGDKPFFFGDDPNTLDVVAFANLAQVAFMDKEVSYSLRDWMTENCANLVEFCNRVKELAFPDWEEMCTTLDLNSHLPKPPPTEEKAEEPATEKEEKTKEEEKKDEKEKDDTEKEKAQKDEKEGEKEDNKKTEEKEKEEEKK; from the exons ATGACGACTGAAACCGAGACCAAGCCTGTGGAGCAGactgaggagaagaaagaggaggtgaaggaggaagtgaagaaagaagaagccgAAACGAATAACGCTGAAGAGAAGGCGGACGACAAAGCGGAGAAGgctgacaaagaaaagaaggaagaggagaagaaggatgttAAGGCCAAAAAGGAGCCGGCCGCCCCTAAGCCTGCCGTACACAAGCTGGACTTTAACAAGGACGTGGTGTATCTCTACCAGTTCACACGCACCCCCGTCCTGCCCTCGCTCAGCCCTTACTGCCTGAAGGTGGAGACCTGGCTCAGGATTGCGGATCTCAAATACGAG AATGTGGACCACAAAATGAAGTACAAGAGCAAGAAGGGTCAGTTGCCCTTCGTGGAGGTGAACGGAGAGGAGATTGCCGACTCTGCCATCATCATCAAGGAGCTGGGCACGCGGTACAACAAAGACCTGGACGCCAGCCTCACCGCGGAGCAGCGCAACGTCGCCCATGCCACCATCTCCATGATCGAGAACCACTTCGCCTG GGTGGTTAAGTCCTGGCGCACCAAGAATCCAGCTGGAATGCTCGGTGCTTACAAGATGAACTTACAGCAGATCACTGAAACGAAGTGGCCCAAGCCTGTCCTTGAATTCATCTTCAAGTTAAAGTTCAGGAGG GCTGCCAAGAAAGTACGCGCACATGGTATTGGTGTCCACAAACCTGAGGAGATTGAAGAATTTGGGCACAATGACCTGATGGTCCTCTCTGACCTCTTAGGAGACAAACCTTTCTTCTTTGGAGATGATCCCAATACG CTCGATGTGGTTGCATTCGCCAACCTTGCCCAGGTTGCATTCATGGACAAGGAAGTCAGTTACTCTCTCCGTGACTGGATGACTGAAAACTGTGCCAACTTGGTAGAGTTCTGTAACCGTGTCAAGGAGCTCGCCTTCCCTGACTGGGAAGAAATGTGCACAACCCTGGACTTGAACTCTCACCTACCCAAGCCTCCCCCTACTGAGGAGAAGGCTGAAGAGCCAGCaactgagaaggaggagaagacaaaggaggaggagaagaaggacgaaaaggagaaggatgatacTGAAAAGGAGAAGGCTcaaaaggatgagaaggaaggagagaaagaagacaataagaagacggaggaaaaggagaaagaagaggagaaaaagtaa
- the LOC135093180 gene encoding failed axon connections-like isoform X2 yields MTTETETKPVEQTEEKKEEVKEEVKKEEAETNNAEEKADDKAEKADKEKKEEEKKDVKAKKEPAAPKPAVHKLDFNKDVVYLYQFTRTPVLPSLSPYCLKVETWLRIADLKYENVDHKMKYKSKKGQLPFVEVNGEEIADSAIIIKELGTRYNKDLDASLTAEQRNVAHATISMIENHFAWVVKWWRCRCPGEWVRAAKLNLQQALNTRIPNAVLNFAFKLRYRQAAKKVRAHGIGVHKPEEIEEFGHNDLMVLSDLLGDKPFFFGDDPNTLDVVAFANLAQVAFMDKEVSYSLRDWMTENCANLVEFCNRVKELAFPDWEEMCTTLDLNSHLPKPPPTEEKAEEPATEKEEKTKEEEKKDEKEKDDTEKEKAQKDEKEGEKEDNKKTEEKEKEEEKK; encoded by the exons ATGACGACTGAAACCGAGACCAAGCCTGTGGAGCAGactgaggagaagaaagaggaggtgaaggaggaagtgaagaaagaagaagccgAAACGAATAACGCTGAAGAGAAGGCGGACGACAAAGCGGAGAAGgctgacaaagaaaagaaggaagaggagaagaaggatgttAAGGCCAAAAAGGAGCCGGCCGCCCCTAAGCCTGCCGTACACAAGCTGGACTTTAACAAGGACGTGGTGTATCTCTACCAGTTCACACGCACCCCCGTCCTGCCCTCGCTCAGCCCTTACTGCCTGAAGGTGGAGACCTGGCTCAGGATTGCGGATCTCAAATACGAG AATGTGGACCACAAAATGAAGTACAAGAGCAAGAAGGGTCAGTTGCCCTTCGTGGAGGTGAACGGAGAGGAGATTGCCGACTCTGCCATCATCATCAAGGAGCTGGGCACGCGGTACAACAAAGACCTGGACGCCAGCCTCACCGCGGAGCAGCGCAACGTCGCCCATGCCACCATCTCCATGATCGAGAACCACTTCGCCTG GGTGGTGAAGTGGTGGCGGTGTCGGTGCCCCGGGGAGTGGGTTAGGGCAGCCAAGCTCAATCTTCAACAGGCCCTCAACACCCGCATACCCAATGCAGTCCTCAACTTTGCCTTCAAGCTGCGTTACCGGCAG GCTGCCAAGAAAGTACGCGCACATGGTATTGGTGTCCACAAACCTGAGGAGATTGAAGAATTTGGGCACAATGACCTGATGGTCCTCTCTGACCTCTTAGGAGACAAACCTTTCTTCTTTGGAGATGATCCCAATACG CTCGATGTGGTTGCATTCGCCAACCTTGCCCAGGTTGCATTCATGGACAAGGAAGTCAGTTACTCTCTCCGTGACTGGATGACTGAAAACTGTGCCAACTTGGTAGAGTTCTGTAACCGTGTCAAGGAGCTCGCCTTCCCTGACTGGGAAGAAATGTGCACAACCCTGGACTTGAACTCTCACCTACCCAAGCCTCCCCCTACTGAGGAGAAGGCTGAAGAGCCAGCaactgagaaggaggagaagacaaaggaggaggagaagaaggacgaaaaggagaaggatgatacTGAAAAGGAGAAGGCTcaaaaggatgagaaggaaggagagaaagaagacaataagaagacggaggaaaaggagaaagaagaggagaaaaagtaa
- the LOC135093180 gene encoding failed axon connections-like isoform X1 codes for MTTETETKPVEQTEEKKEEVKEEVKKEEAETNNAEEKADDKAEKADKEKKEEEKKDVKAKKEPAAPKPAVHKLDFNKDVVYLYQFTRTPVLPSLSPYCLKVETWLRIADLKYENVDHKMKYKSKKGQLPFVEVNGEEIADSAIIIKELGTRYNKDLDASLTAEQRNVAHATISMIENHFAWVVKSFIYNNSDSFTEDFKLNLKNMYMVQRTLPAIINNFLFKRKLKAAAKKVRAHGIGVHKPEEIEEFGHNDLMVLSDLLGDKPFFFGDDPNTLDVVAFANLAQVAFMDKEVSYSLRDWMTENCANLVEFCNRVKELAFPDWEEMCTTLDLNSHLPKPPPTEEKAEEPATEKEEKTKEEEKKDEKEKDDTEKEKAQKDEKEGEKEDNKKTEEKEKEEEKK; via the exons ATGACGACTGAAACCGAGACCAAGCCTGTGGAGCAGactgaggagaagaaagaggaggtgaaggaggaagtgaagaaagaagaagccgAAACGAATAACGCTGAAGAGAAGGCGGACGACAAAGCGGAGAAGgctgacaaagaaaagaaggaagaggagaagaaggatgttAAGGCCAAAAAGGAGCCGGCCGCCCCTAAGCCTGCCGTACACAAGCTGGACTTTAACAAGGACGTGGTGTATCTCTACCAGTTCACACGCACCCCCGTCCTGCCCTCGCTCAGCCCTTACTGCCTGAAGGTGGAGACCTGGCTCAGGATTGCGGATCTCAAATACGAG AATGTGGACCACAAAATGAAGTACAAGAGCAAGAAGGGTCAGTTGCCCTTCGTGGAGGTGAACGGAGAGGAGATTGCCGACTCTGCCATCATCATCAAGGAGCTGGGCACGCGGTACAACAAAGACCTGGACGCCAGCCTCACCGCGGAGCAGCGCAACGTCGCCCATGCCACCATCTCCATGATCGAGAACCACTTCGCCTG GGTCGTGAAGTCTTTCATCTACAACAACTCGGATAGTTTCACAGAAGACTTTAAGTTGAACCTGAAGAATATGTATATGGTCCAGCGAACTCTTCCTGCAATCATCAATAACTTCCTCTTTAAGCGTAAACTTAAAGCG GCTGCCAAGAAAGTACGCGCACATGGTATTGGTGTCCACAAACCTGAGGAGATTGAAGAATTTGGGCACAATGACCTGATGGTCCTCTCTGACCTCTTAGGAGACAAACCTTTCTTCTTTGGAGATGATCCCAATACG CTCGATGTGGTTGCATTCGCCAACCTTGCCCAGGTTGCATTCATGGACAAGGAAGTCAGTTACTCTCTCCGTGACTGGATGACTGAAAACTGTGCCAACTTGGTAGAGTTCTGTAACCGTGTCAAGGAGCTCGCCTTCCCTGACTGGGAAGAAATGTGCACAACCCTGGACTTGAACTCTCACCTACCCAAGCCTCCCCCTACTGAGGAGAAGGCTGAAGAGCCAGCaactgagaaggaggagaagacaaaggaggaggagaagaaggacgaaaaggagaaggatgatacTGAAAAGGAGAAGGCTcaaaaggatgagaaggaaggagagaaagaagacaataagaagacggaggaaaaggagaaagaagaggagaaaaagtaa